In Homo sapiens chromosome 11, GRCh38.p14 Primary Assembly, one DNA window encodes the following:
- the MDK gene encoding midkine isoform a precursor (isoform a precursor is encoded by transcript variant 4): MQHRGFLLLTLLALLALTSAVAKKKDKVKKGGPGSECAEWAWGPCTPSSKDCGVGFREGTCGAQTQRIRCRVPCNWKKEFGADCKYKFENWGACDGGTGTKVRQGTLKKARYNAQCQETIRVTKPCTPKTKAKAKAKKGKGKD; this comes from the exons ATGCAGCACCGAggcttcctcctcctcaccctcctcgCCCTGCTGGCGCTCACCTCCGCGGTCGCCAAAAAGAAAG ATAAGGTGAAGAAGGGCGGCCCGGGGAGCGAGTGCGCTGAGTGGGCCTGGGGGCCCTGCACCCCCAGCAGCAAGGATTGCGGCGTGGGTTTCCGCGAGGGCACCTGCGGGGCCCAGACCCAGCGCATCCGGTGCAGGGTGCCCTGCAACTGGAAGAAGGAGTTTGGAG CCGACTGCAAGTACAAGTTTGAGAACTGGGGTGCGTGTGATGGGGGCACAGGCACCAAAGTCCGCCAAGGCACCCTGAAGAAGGCGCGCTACAATGCTCAGTGCCAGGAGACCATCCGCGTCACCAAGCCCTGCACCCCCAAGACCAAAGCAAAGGCCAAAG ccaagaaagggaagggaaaggactAG
- the MDK gene encoding midkine isoform b precursor (isoform b precursor is encoded by transcript variant 6): MQHRGFLLLTLLALLALTSAVAKKKADCKYKFENWGACDGGTGTKVRQGTLKKARYNAQCQETIRVTKPCTPKTKAKAKAKKGKGKD; this comes from the exons ATGCAGCACCGAggcttcctcctcctcaccctcctcgCCCTGCTGGCGCTCACCTCCGCGGTCGCCAAAAAGAAAG CCGACTGCAAGTACAAGTTTGAGAACTGGGGTGCGTGTGATGGGGGCACAGGCACCAAAGTCCGCCAAGGCACCCTGAAGAAGGCGCGCTACAATGCTCAGTGCCAGGAGACCATCCGCGTCACCAAGCCCTGCACCCCCAAGACCAAAGCAAAGGCCAAAG ccaagaaagggaagggaaaggactAG
- the CHRM4 gene encoding muscarinic acetylcholine receptor M4 yields MANFTPVNGSSGNQSVRLVTSSSHNRYETVEMVFIATVTGSLSLVTVVGNILVMLSIKVNRQLQTVNNYFLFSLACADLIIGAFSMNLYTVYIIKGYWPLGAVVCDLWLALDYVVSNASVMNLLIISFDRYFCVTKPLTYPARRTTKMAGLMIAAAWVLSFVLWAPAILFWQFVVGKRTVPDNQCFIQFLSNPAVTFGTAIAAFYLPVVIMTVLYIHISLASRSRVHKHRPEGPKEKKAKTLAFLKSPLMKQSVKKPPPGEAAREELRNGKLEEAPPPALPPPPRPVADKDTSNESSSGSATQNTKERPATELSTTEATTPAMPAPPLQPRALNPASRWSKIQIVTKQTGNECVTAIEIVPATPAGMRPAANVARKFASIARNQVRKKRQMAARERKVTRTIFAILLAFILTWTPYNVMVLVNTFCQSCIPDTVWSIGYWLCYVNSTINPACYALCNATFKKTFRHLLLCQYRNIGTAR; encoded by the coding sequence ATGGCCAACTTCACACCTGTCAATGGCAGCTCGGGCAATCAGTCCGTGCGCCTGGTCACGTCATCATCCCACAATCGCTATGAGACGGTGGAAATGGTCTTCATTGCCACAGTGACAGGCTCCCTGAGCCTGGTGACTGTCGTGGGCAACATCCTGGTGATGCTGTCCATCAAGGTCAACAGGCAGCTGCAGACAGTCAACAACTACTTCCTCTTCAGCCTGGCGTGTGCTGATCTCATCATAGGCGCCTTCTCCATGAACCTCTACACCGTGTACATCATCAAGGGCTACTGGCCCCTGGGCGCCGTGGTCTGCGACCTGTGGCTGGCCCTGGACTACGTGGTGAGCAACGCCTCCGTCATGAACCTTCTCATCATCAGCTTTGACCGCTACTTCTGCGTCACCAAGCCTCTCACCTACCCTGCCCGGCGCACCACCAAGATGGCAGGCCTCATGATTGCTGCTGCCTGGGTACTGTCCTTCGTGCTCTGGGCGCCTGCCATCTTGTTCTGGCAGTTTGTGGTGGGTAAGCGGACGGTGCCCGACAACCAGTGCTTCATCCAGTTCCTGTCCAACCCAGCAGTGACCTTTGGCACAGCCATTGCTGCCTTCTACCTGCCTGTGGTCATCATGACGGTGCTGTACATCCACATCTCCCTGGCCAGTCGCAGCCGAGTCCACAAGCACCGGCCCGAGGGCCCGAAGGAGAAGAAAGCCAAGACGCTGGCCTTCCTCAAGAGCCCACTAATGAAGCAGAGCGTCAAGAAGCCCCCGCCCGGGGAGGCCGCCCGGGAGGAGCTGCGCAATGGCAAGCTGGAGGAGGCCCCCCCGCCAGCGCTGCCACCGCCACCGCGCCCCGTGGCTGATAAGGACACTTCCAATGAGTCCAGCTCAGGCAGTGCCACCCAGAACACCAAGGAACGCCCAGCCACAGAGCTGTCCACCACAGAGGCCACCACGCCCGCCATGCCCGCCCCTCCCCTGCAGCCGCGGGCCCTCAACCCAGCCTCCAGATGGTCCAAGATCCAGATTGTGACGAAGCAGACAGGCAATGAGTGTGTGACAGCCATTGAGATTGTGCCTGCCACGCCGGCTGGCATGCGCCCTGCGGCCAACGTGGCCCGCAAGTTCGCCAGCATCGCTCGCAACCAGGTGCGCAAGAAGCGGCAGATGGCGGCCCGGGAGCGCAAAGTGACACGAACGATCTTTGCCATTCTGCTAGCCTTCATCCTCACCTGGACGCCCTACAACGTCATGGTCCTGGTGAACACCTTCTGCCAGAGCTGCATCCCTGACACGGTGTGGTCCATTGGCTACTGGCTCTGCTACGTCAACAGCACCATCAACCCTGCCTGCTATGCTCTGTGCAACGCCACCTTTAAAAAGACCTTCCGGCACCTGCTGCTGTGCCAGTATCGGAACATCGGCACTGCCAGGTAG